The segment TAAGCCACCGCTGCCGCAGGGTTTGCGAAAGTTCAAAAACTTTCACCGCTAACTCGGCCGTTTCATCATGCGACCGGTCCAGCACGTCGAGTTGCAGCTTGATCGAGGCGAGCCGATCCCGTATCTGGCGCGCGGGGCGAACCATCGGACTAATCATCTCGGCACGAGCGAGCCGGGGCTGATTCTCTCTCCGCCACATGACAAGTCACGATGTTCGCAATCACATTCTCGACTGCGGAATTACGCAGTTAGCCAGGTCACCGCCAAAAAGCCGAAATGAACAAGGAGTCTAGCGCCGTTAGCAGAAGCCACGCGGACAACATCATTCACGCGATCCGAGGGTGCTTCGACGGCGATAATCGCATGTCCGGCGCGCAACTCTTCAAGGTGCCGGCGCAGAACGCGGTCTTCCATGTCGCTGAAGAAGAATTGATTGACCCTTTCCAGCAACTGAACTCCCGCGTCCCCAACCAGAACCTCAGTCTTGGGAAATCCCGCTGCGGCAAGTGCATGCGCAACCTTTTCGCAATCGGCACGCGAATCAACGATTCCCAGCACTTTGCCCGTGGGAATGCCTAAAGTTTGCCCTTCGTCGCGAATTTTTTCGATGCTCATCGGTTTCCTCCTCCGTAAACGGGTAATTCAACTCTCTGAATTCTACCAAATCCGTCTTGAAGCGTCTCCACGTGCCGCACGGCTCCCAGCAACGGCACACGAGCTGCGCGAAATACTGGGAAAGGTCGGCGAACCAGCCTCCAATCGGTGCTTTGCGCAACCGGTTCGATTTCCGTCCCTGTGGCTGCGCCCGCTCCCATACGAGGTACGAGTTCACACCCTTTCCGCCGGAATGAATGAGCGACGCCGTGCCGAGATGCGGCGTCTGCCCCTCGGTCTTGACGACACGCGGTTGAGCCTGGCCGACCCAGTTGGGAAAGCAGCGAGATAAACATCGTGTGCGATAGCGTCTGCTTGCGATCATCACGCCTCGCGGAATTCTTCTTACTTCTTCGGCGCTTCGCCAAGAAAGTTTACCGCCAACGAGGCCAGTGTTCGAGTTCCCACCACCAGTGCGCTCTCATCGACAAAAAAATCAGGGCTGTGGTTAGGCGCGGCTTTGGCGGGGTCTTGATCGACCGGCGTGATGCCTAGGAAAATGAATAATCCGGGCATTTCCCGAGCATAGACGGAGAAGTCTTCGGACGCTCCCACCAACGGCGATGTCGTCACCTTGCCATCAGCGGCACGCTTTAGAACGGGGGCCATTTGTGCCGCCAAGTGCTCGTTATTGATCGTCGTGTCATAATTCTTCGTAATCGATACGGCGGCTTTCGCCCCCGCGCTTTCCGCAATTTTTTCCACTGTCAGGCGAATGTCGCGGTGTGCCTGCTGCCGAACTTTCTCGTCATATGCCCGAATGGTGCCCGTCATTTTGACCGTTTCAGCCACGATGTTCGACGCTGTTCCGCCATTGATGGTACCGATCGTGACGACCAGGGGTGATTCGATGAGATTGGCTTTTCGGCTGACTACTGTTTGCAGCCCGGAGATAATGCTGGCCGAGGTCACGATCGAATCCACCGTGTTCCAGGGCATGCCGCCGTGCCCTTGTTTTCCCGTGATGGTAATCTCCAGGTCATCCCCGCTGGCAGTCGTGGCGCCAGTTCGGTAGGCAATCTCGCCGGAACGACTAGGCATCACGTGAAGAGCGAAGATGGCGTCGGGCTTAATGTCCTTGAAGAGGCCCTGCTCCATCATCAGCTTGGCTCCCCAGCTTTGGCCCGAGGTCGGATCGAACAGGCTCGAACCTTCTTCGGCCGGTTGAAAGATGAACATCACCGTGCCCGGCAGGTCGTCCTTGATGCTGGCCAGCACCTTTGCGGTTGCCAGCAACATTGCGGTGTGCGTGTCGTGACCACAGGCGTGCATCACGGGGACCATCTTTCCGTGATAGTTCCCCATTTCCTTGGAAGCAAAGGGAAGCCCAGCCGGCTCTTTGACCGGAAGCGCGTCCATATCGGCGCGCAGGGCAACAATACGTCCCGGCTTTCCCCCTTTCAGGATTCCGACAACGCCCGTTCGTGCAACGCCTGTTCGCACGTCCAGCTTAAGGTCACGCAGATACTTTGCGACGAGCCCCGCGGTGCGCCTCTCCTGATCGCCAAGCTCCGGGTGCTGGTGAATGTCTCTGCGTAATGCGATGAGTTCCGCCTCGACATCCTTGGCCCGTTGGCGCACTTCCGCCTCCAATGATTCGGTGTCGGCGCGCGCCGCGCCAGCCAGAGGCAGAAGCAACGTCAGTACCGTGACAAAAGGCACGGCTAATCGCTCTTTGCTCATCGCGGACTCCCTTGAATTACGGAAATATTGGAAATCCGTGGCGCCCTCGATTGCGGGGGCCGCAACCAATTCAACCAGGAAAGCGAACGGCTGACTTCCAGCGGTAACGATTGTTGTCTTTCGCCAACTGCCGTGATAGGGTTCAGGTCATCAACTACGCCTGTCCAGTGCGGATTCCACCGTCGGCGCGCAGCATTTTTAGGAGATTAGCATGGACAAGTTTCAAATCGCGGTAATCGTGGGCAGCTTACGCAAAGACTCTTTCAACCGAAAGCTGGCCACCGGTATCACGCGACTGGCACCATCGGAATTCGAGTTCAAACAAGTTTCGATTGGCGACTTGCCTCTGTACAACCAGGATGATGACGCCCATCAGGCGGAATCCGTCAAACGACTCAAGGCCGACATCGCGGGTGCGCGGGGCCTTCTGTTCGTTACGCCGGAATACAATCGCTCCATTCCCGGCGTATTGAAAAATGCCATCGACCACGCATCACGCCCCTATGGCCAGAGCGTCTGGGCAGGCAAGCCTGCTGGCGTGCTTGGCGCATCGATCGGCTCGATCGGTACCGCGTTGGCACAGCAGCACTTGCGAAATGTCCTCGCGTATCTGGATGTGCCGACGATGGGTCAACCAGAAGCATTTATCCATGCGAAGGACGACTTATTCGATGGAGAAGGCAACATCGGCCCAGCGAGTAGGCAATTCCTCCAGAACTGGCTGGACCATTACGTGGCCTGGGTTAAATCGCATTTAGCGTAATGGCAGAAAGGCGACCTCCTTTGACGGAAACGCTACCCGCTCTCTTCATTGGCCACGGCAATCCCTTGAATGCGCTGCGGCAGAACAACTTCACCGAAGGCTGGTCGCGCATCGGAAAAGAAATCGCTAGGCCCAAGGCGATTCTCGCCATCTCGGCACACTGGTTTGTCCCCGGCACAGGCGTCACCATCAGCACCTCGCCGCGAACCATCCACGACTTCGGCGGATTCCCCCGCGAGCTTTACCAGGTACAGTACTCGGCCCCCGGCGATCCGACGCTGGCGCGCCGAGTTCAACAATTGCTCGCGCCGTTGCCAGTCAACTTGGATGATTCCTGGGGGCTCGATCACGGGACGTGGTCGGTGCTCACTCATGTTTATCCCGCCGCGGATATTCCGGTCGTGCAACTGAGCATCGATGAATCGAAGGGGGCGCTATTCCACTTCGAGATCGGCAGGAAACTCGCCCCGTTGCGCGACGAGGGTATCCTGATCGTTGGCAGCGGCAATATCGTCCACAACCTGCGCACCTATGCTTGGGGACAGCACATGTCCGAACCCTACGACTGGGCTGTTCGGTTCGAGTCGGCAGCGCGGCAAATGTTACAAGCCGGCGAGTTCGACCCGCTGATCCAGTACGAGAAACTGGGACGTGACGCCCAGCTTTCGATTCCGACCCCCGATCATTTCCTGCCCCTGCTGTACGTTGTCGGGACTAGTCAGAAAAACGACCCGATTGCGTTCCCCATCGAAGGCGTGGATGGTGGCTCCATTTCCATGCTGACCGTTCAGGTTGGCTAACGCTGACTTCCGTTGCCCCGCGCTTGTCCCGCCCGCGATATGACTGCTCGTTCCGCGACGCCCGTCGTCGATTCCCACGTTCAGAAGGCTGCTCCATGGCGAAGCAAACACCGGCGGGCAGGCAGAACAAAACGCTGCTCAAGGTGATCGACAAGTATAATGCCGATCCGAGTGAGCCTGGAAACGGTGGCCATCGTCAACGACTTGCCGGCGTATTCGATGGAAGGGTGAAGCGAGGCAGCGCGCGGGTCGGTGGGATGTCGCGCCCGATTGACGCGCGACCCTCATCTGCCGTCTCGCGCCGCGGCAAGTTCTAGCGGGTGCATCAAGGAGGCGATTTCAGCAGTCGCAATGCACCAGCAGCGCCGCGATGCGAATCCAGGTTCCCTTTGATTGAGCGTTCTTGTCGCCCAACACCTTGATCTTCAGGGTGTGTTCGCCCGAGGGAAGGCTGTCGGACAAGATCGCGTAATTCGCGCGGGTGAACTTGAGAGCGTACTTGTCCCAACTGGAAAGACGCTGGGGCGGGCTGTCATCGATGCTCCATTCGATGTCGCCGCTGTCCGGCGCAATCAACCAGAAGACGCCGATGGTGGTGCCGCTGAACTTGTGGACCAATTCCGTGCCCGGTTCGTGGCAGGCCAGATAGTGGGGAAAGTGCCCGGCGAATGACTTCTCTT is part of the Planctomycetota bacterium genome and harbors:
- a CDS encoding NAD(P)H-dependent oxidoreductase is translated as MDKFQIAVIVGSLRKDSFNRKLATGITRLAPSEFEFKQVSIGDLPLYNQDDDAHQAESVKRLKADIAGARGLLFVTPEYNRSIPGVLKNAIDHASRPYGQSVWAGKPAGVLGASIGSIGTALAQQHLRNVLAYLDVPTMGQPEAFIHAKDDLFDGEGNIGPASRQFLQNWLDHYVAWVKSHLA
- the ygiD gene encoding 4,5-DOPA dioxygenase extradiol encodes the protein MTETLPALFIGHGNPLNALRQNNFTEGWSRIGKEIARPKAILAISAHWFVPGTGVTISTSPRTIHDFGGFPRELYQVQYSAPGDPTLARRVQQLLAPLPVNLDDSWGLDHGTWSVLTHVYPAADIPVVQLSIDESKGALFHFEIGRKLAPLRDEGILIVGSGNIVHNLRTYAWGQHMSEPYDWAVRFESAARQMLQAGEFDPLIQYEKLGRDAQLSIPTPDHFLPLLYVVGTSQKNDPIAFPIEGVDGGSISMLTVQVG
- a CDS encoding amidohydrolase, whose product is MSKERLAVPFVTVLTLLLPLAGAARADTESLEAEVRQRAKDVEAELIALRRDIHQHPELGDQERRTAGLVAKYLRDLKLDVRTGVARTGVVGILKGGKPGRIVALRADMDALPVKEPAGLPFASKEMGNYHGKMVPVMHACGHDTHTAMLLATAKVLASIKDDLPGTVMFIFQPAEEGSSLFDPTSGQSWGAKLMMEQGLFKDIKPDAIFALHVMPSRSGEIAYRTGATTASGDDLEITITGKQGHGGMPWNTVDSIVTSASIISGLQTVVSRKANLIESPLVVTIGTINGGTASNIVAETVKMTGTIRAYDEKVRQQAHRDIRLTVEKIAESAGAKAAVSITKNYDTTINNEHLAAQMAPVLKRAADGKVTTSPLVGASEDFSVYAREMPGLFIFLGITPVDQDPAKAAPNHSPDFFVDESALVVGTRTLASLAVNFLGEAPKK